In one Mucilaginibacter sp. PAMB04168 genomic region, the following are encoded:
- the ruvA gene encoding Holliday junction branch migration protein RuvA: MYAYIDGKLVFKSPAYVVIDAGGIGYQINISLNTFSKLADAERCRLYVWLHVKEDAHTLYGFADEGEKRLFLHLISVSGIGPNTGRMMLSSITPEEIQTAIVKGNVTQIQRIKGIGPKSAQRVILELQDKLRKEGPDSLISMPSNNTVKDEALSALVMLGFARAAAEKVIDQEIGKSTDTLTVEQLIKSALKSL; encoded by the coding sequence ATGTACGCATATATTGATGGGAAGCTGGTATTCAAAAGCCCGGCTTATGTGGTGATTGATGCGGGCGGTATAGGCTATCAAATCAACATCTCTTTAAATACATTCTCTAAACTTGCTGATGCCGAGCGCTGCCGCCTGTACGTGTGGCTGCACGTAAAGGAAGATGCGCACACCCTTTATGGCTTTGCCGATGAAGGTGAAAAACGTCTGTTTTTACACCTGATATCTGTTTCGGGTATTGGCCCTAATACCGGTCGCATGATGTTATCATCCATAACGCCCGAAGAGATTCAGACTGCCATTGTAAAAGGTAACGTTACTCAAATACAGCGTATAAAGGGTATCGGTCCAAAATCGGCTCAGCGTGTTATCCTCGAGCTGCAGGATAAATTGCGTAAGGAAGGGCCTGATAGCCTGATATCCATGCCATCAAATAATACGGTTAAAGACGAAGCGCTATCGGCTTTGGTAATGTTGGGCTTTGCCCGCGCTGCTGCCGAAAAGGTTATAGACCAGGAGATAGGTAAGAGCACAGATACTTTAACAGTAGAACAACTGATTAAATCGGCTTTAAAAAGTTTATAG